The following are encoded in a window of Methylocystis rosea genomic DNA:
- a CDS encoding MBL fold metallo-hydrolase: METKVDEIAERIYRFSTFAPEIAAPAGFTFNQFLIDADEPLLFHCGPRSLFPCVSKALAAIMPIERLRWISFGHVEADECGAMNLWLAAAPQAQVVHGQTACMVSLNDLADRPPRALADGEILDIGGRRVRYIDTPHVPHAWESGLIYEETTRTLFCGDLLTQIGQGPAITTERVLEAAMTAENAFQATSLTPMTGPTIRMLAALEPRRLAVMHGSSFEGDCAALLSQLADFYDAALAAKSGHPRSP; the protein is encoded by the coding sequence ATGGAAACGAAGGTCGATGAAATCGCCGAGCGCATCTACCGCTTTTCCACCTTCGCGCCGGAGATCGCGGCGCCGGCAGGTTTCACCTTCAACCAGTTCCTCATCGACGCCGACGAGCCGCTGTTGTTTCACTGCGGGCCGCGTTCGCTGTTTCCATGCGTATCGAAGGCCTTGGCCGCGATCATGCCGATCGAACGGCTGCGCTGGATTTCCTTCGGCCATGTCGAAGCCGACGAATGCGGCGCGATGAACCTTTGGCTCGCCGCGGCGCCGCAGGCGCAAGTGGTTCATGGACAGACGGCCTGCATGGTGTCGCTGAACGATCTCGCCGACCGGCCGCCGCGCGCCCTCGCCGACGGCGAAATCTTGGACATCGGCGGAAGGCGCGTGCGCTACATCGATACGCCGCATGTGCCGCATGCGTGGGAATCGGGTCTGATCTATGAGGAGACGACCCGCACCCTCTTTTGCGGCGATCTCCTCACGCAAATCGGTCAAGGGCCGGCCATCACGACCGAGCGCGTGCTTGAAGCCGCGATGACGGCGGAGAACGCCTTTCAGGCCACGTCGCTGACGCCGATGACAGGCCCGACGATTCGCATGCTCGCGGCGCTCGAACCGCGTCGCCTCGCCGTGATGCATGGCTCGAGTTTTGAAGGCGACTGCGCCGCCCTGCTCTCGCAGCTGGCGGATTTCTATGACGCGGCGCTTGCAGCGAAGAGCGGGCATCCGCGTTCCCCTTGA
- the parE gene encoding DNA topoisomerase IV subunit B, whose translation MASKPDLFSGAPRKAPASKPAPKRGPAEYSAASIEVLEGLEPVRRRPGMYIGGTDEAAMHHLFAEVLDNAMDEAVAGHATFIEVTLETEGWLTVIDNGRGIPVESHPKFPKKSALEVVMTTLHAGGKFDSGAYQTSGGLHGVGVSVVNALSEKLEVEVAIAGQLYGQEFSRGLPLGKLKTLGRVNNRRGTKVRFKPDARIFGADAHWKPARLFRMSRSKAYLFGGVEIRWRCDPSLIDPGADTPPEAVLRFPGGLKDYLAREIHGKELVADQPFVGKITREGGHGSLEWAVSWLAEDDGFVHSYCNTIPTPDGGTHEAGFRAALLKALKDHAERVGQAKRAKDIGADDLMGQSAAMISVFIREPEFQGQNKSRLMSAEAARIVESAVRDAFDHWLAGAPSQANKLLDFAVERAEERLRRRAEKDIARKTATRKLRLPGKLVDCTNNSAQGSELFIVEGDSAGGSAKEARNRTTQAILPLRGKILNVASATKDKLLANQQLADLTQALGCGLGAHYRDEDLRYEKVIVMTDADVDGAHIASLLITFFYRQMPRLIENGHLYLAQPPLYKLTQGAKTVYARDNEHRDELISKELTGKGKIETGRFKGLGEMSAAQLKETTMDPSKRTLLKVVVEPEDREETADCVERLMGNRPEARFAFIQERAAFATELVDI comes from the coding sequence ATGGCATCAAAACCCGATCTTTTCAGCGGCGCGCCGCGCAAGGCGCCCGCGTCGAAACCCGCCCCAAAGCGCGGGCCGGCGGAATATTCCGCCGCCTCGATCGAAGTGCTGGAGGGGCTCGAGCCCGTCCGCCGGCGCCCCGGCATGTATATCGGCGGCACCGACGAGGCGGCGATGCATCACCTCTTCGCCGAGGTGCTGGACAACGCCATGGACGAGGCCGTGGCCGGCCATGCGACCTTCATCGAAGTGACGCTGGAAACAGAGGGCTGGCTCACGGTGATCGACAACGGCCGCGGCATTCCGGTCGAGTCCCATCCGAAATTTCCCAAGAAGTCGGCGTTGGAAGTTGTGATGACCACGCTCCACGCGGGCGGCAAGTTCGATTCCGGCGCCTATCAGACCTCCGGCGGCCTGCACGGGGTCGGCGTCTCGGTCGTCAATGCGCTGTCCGAAAAGCTTGAAGTCGAAGTGGCGATCGCCGGCCAGCTTTACGGACAGGAGTTTTCACGGGGCCTGCCGCTCGGCAAGCTCAAGACGCTTGGCCGCGTCAACAATCGGCGCGGCACCAAGGTGCGCTTCAAGCCCGACGCGCGGATTTTCGGCGCCGACGCGCATTGGAAGCCGGCGCGGCTCTTCCGCATGTCGCGCTCCAAGGCCTATCTCTTCGGCGGGGTCGAAATCCGCTGGCGCTGCGATCCTTCGCTGATCGACCCCGGCGCCGATACGCCGCCTGAGGCGGTGCTGCGCTTTCCCGGCGGCCTGAAGGATTATCTGGCGCGCGAAATCCATGGGAAGGAACTCGTCGCCGATCAGCCCTTCGTCGGCAAGATCACCCGCGAAGGCGGCCATGGCTCGCTGGAATGGGCGGTCTCCTGGCTCGCCGAGGATGACGGCTTCGTCCACTCCTATTGCAACACGATTCCGACGCCGGACGGCGGCACGCATGAGGCTGGGTTTCGCGCCGCGCTCCTGAAGGCGCTCAAGGATCACGCCGAGCGGGTCGGACAGGCGAAGCGCGCCAAGGACATCGGCGCCGATGATCTCATGGGCCAGTCGGCCGCGATGATCTCCGTCTTCATTCGCGAGCCGGAGTTTCAGGGCCAGAACAAAAGCCGGCTGATGAGCGCCGAGGCGGCCCGCATCGTCGAAAGCGCGGTGCGCGACGCCTTCGACCATTGGCTTGCCGGCGCCCCCTCGCAGGCCAATAAGCTCTTGGATTTCGCCGTGGAGCGCGCCGAGGAGCGCCTGCGCCGCCGCGCCGAGAAGGACATCGCCCGCAAGACCGCGACCCGCAAGCTCCGGCTGCCCGGCAAGCTCGTCGACTGCACCAATAATTCGGCGCAGGGCTCTGAGCTGTTCATCGTCGAAGGCGACTCCGCCGGCGGCTCGGCGAAGGAGGCGCGCAACCGCACGACGCAAGCCATTTTGCCGCTGCGTGGCAAGATTTTGAACGTCGCCTCGGCCACGAAGGACAAGCTCCTCGCCAATCAGCAGCTCGCCGATCTGACCCAGGCGCTCGGCTGCGGACTGGGGGCGCATTACCGCGATGAGGATCTGCGCTACGAGAAAGTGATCGTGATGACCGACGCCGACGTCGACGGCGCGCACATCGCCTCGCTGCTCATCACCTTCTTCTATCGGCAGATGCCGCGCCTCATCGAGAACGGCCATCTCTATCTGGCGCAGCCGCCGCTCTATAAGCTGACGCAGGGCGCGAAGACCGTCTATGCGCGCGACAATGAACATCGCGACGAGTTGATCAGCAAGGAGCTGACCGGGAAGGGAAAAATCGAGACCGGCCGCTTCAAGGGGCTTGGCGAGATGAGCGCGGCTCAGCTCAAGGAAACGACGATGGACCCGAGCAAGCGCACGCTCCTCAAAGTCGTCGTCGAGCCGGAAGATCGCGAGGAGACAGCGGACTGCGTTGAGCGGCTGATGGGCAACAGGCCGGAAGCGCGCTTCGCCTTCATCCAGGAGCGCGCCGCGTTCGCGACGGAACTCGTGGACATCTAG
- a CDS encoding alpha/beta hydrolase → MAHDKQLAVYEVAPPPAARAFTPAFFVESTAPDNIDDKESAPSTPENCEPSDIEKIVNVLAKQENPKLLITVHGFNTPRKKVLETFKESFIALNDDDELKNRGLVCIGYRWPSEAMGTPWRSGLNAAPLFLLGILFVSLAAVYLVNFSFEICDWWKLTRVVVTAVTAAMAVIPLTLFGLRLIVYFRDGFRATNYGVPDLVNLIREIDDRLPKRPNDEPEDLRGRVELSFIGHSMGGFVVTNAVRILSDVFSPLAIAAMRHGPETLGSEEERRRRELRSKIGKNFILRRLVLVSPDIPSEVLLLGRSNALHSSLIRFQEAHLFSNEGDEVLRNISTTANFFSLPTKSRSFGYRLGNVGVLTGWGLSEQLTLGNLRVGARTLYELYAELDAVQSEESFAQRLTYFDCTDSIDAEGRGVVTNAAPGAPPNLSWLGHLRLLWVYVRGEVDVHSGYFLKPSLVRELIYRFAAIGYGDAEKLYGGLGALSAMCEEYQIKALKPGERSVAVAAAEDAKAAASP, encoded by the coding sequence ATGGCGCACGACAAACAATTAGCGGTGTACGAGGTCGCCCCTCCACCTGCCGCCAGAGCTTTCACGCCCGCTTTCTTCGTCGAAAGCACAGCGCCCGATAATATCGACGACAAGGAAAGTGCGCCCTCAACTCCTGAAAATTGCGAGCCTTCGGACATCGAAAAGATCGTCAATGTATTGGCCAAACAGGAGAACCCTAAACTCCTGATTACCGTCCACGGCTTCAACACGCCTCGAAAGAAAGTTCTCGAAACTTTCAAAGAATCGTTCATCGCGTTGAACGACGACGACGAGCTCAAGAATCGCGGCCTCGTTTGCATCGGTTATCGTTGGCCGTCGGAAGCGATGGGAACCCCTTGGCGAAGCGGTTTGAACGCCGCGCCATTATTTCTCCTCGGCATTCTCTTCGTCTCGCTCGCCGCCGTATATCTCGTGAACTTCTCTTTCGAGATTTGCGACTGGTGGAAGCTCACGCGCGTTGTCGTAACGGCTGTGACTGCGGCGATGGCCGTCATTCCCCTTACCCTTTTTGGCTTGCGGCTAATCGTCTATTTTCGTGACGGCTTTCGAGCGACGAATTACGGCGTGCCCGACCTCGTCAATCTTATTCGCGAGATCGACGACAGGCTTCCCAAACGGCCGAACGATGAGCCCGAGGATCTTCGCGGAAGGGTCGAACTGTCCTTTATCGGCCACAGCATGGGCGGCTTCGTCGTCACCAACGCCGTGCGCATTCTCTCCGACGTGTTTTCCCCACTCGCGATCGCCGCCATGCGCCACGGCCCGGAGACGCTCGGAAGCGAAGAGGAGCGCAGGCGGCGCGAGCTCAGATCGAAGATTGGAAAGAATTTTATATTGCGCCGCCTGGTTCTCGTCTCGCCCGATATTCCCTCGGAAGTGCTGCTGTTGGGCCGCAGCAATGCGCTGCATTCGTCGTTGATCCGCTTTCAGGAAGCCCATCTTTTCTCCAATGAAGGCGACGAAGTCCTGCGCAACATTTCGACGACGGCGAATTTTTTCTCGTTGCCGACGAAGAGCCGCAGCTTCGGCTATCGCCTAGGCAATGTCGGCGTGCTGACCGGCTGGGGACTTTCCGAACAACTGACGCTCGGCAATCTGCGCGTCGGCGCGCGCACCCTTTACGAGCTTTACGCTGAACTCGACGCCGTGCAGTCGGAGGAGTCATTCGCGCAGAGGCTGACCTATTTCGACTGCACCGACAGCATCGACGCCGAGGGGCGCGGGGTGGTGACGAACGCTGCGCCCGGCGCGCCGCCGAATCTGTCCTGGCTTGGACATCTGCGCCTGCTGTGGGTCTATGTCAGAGGCGAGGTTGACGTTCACTCCGGCTATTTCCTGAAGCCTAGCCTGGTGCGCGAGCTGATTTATCGTTTCGCCGCGATTGGTTATGGCGACGCGGAAAAGCTCTATGGCGGTCTCGGCGCATTGAGCGCCATGTGTGAAGAGTATCAGATCAAGGCGCTGAAGCCGGGCGAGCGCAGCGTCGCCGTCGCTGCGGCGGAAGACGCGAAAGCAGCCGCTTCGCCATGA